A single genomic interval of bacterium harbors:
- a CDS encoding flagellin produces the protein MRIMHNISAIFAQRHLRITNEMINENIEKLSSGYRINRAADDAAGLAVSEKFRSQINGLDQGLRNTMDGISVVQTAEAGLEEVHKMLQRMRVLSVQVANGSYTDDDRSMVQVEVDQILDEIDRMAESVQFNTLKLFTGNFSKDSPYPLTQNASQREVVKGTARIDLNARFSTAGFDGGTPNGAIIVNGVTFSLADYSSVREFIEAVNASQEAGVTLEYDKSADKFIFQSKEIEENLTLIEKPVTEGHGFLTMAKIESGTTPAIFDHAATAITRYQAALAGTDADYITNNNIIDITKPFSSAGFDLSVTGTVTVNGEKFSIAKYSSVLQFMKAINESERADATIRYDAETDQFTIRTDTPGQDLRLEETTSAGTADEVGFFTAVGIQPLLYLAPSLTAAKTSTERVKLDGTYVDVDKGFAADNFRGKDIGGVAIINGQIFSIADYKTVQEFIDEVNRNEAADVTMTYDKSTDQFIIRRDTPGENLRLAEVASSAGSTFFKEINMAIGTTKPAVPDGFEEWQGSLVLHVGANKNETFSVHIQTMTTAGLKIDMLKELGLTTRERAESAIKKFQKAIDQVSVLRSNLGAYQNRLEHTLNFVEIAHEEMTASEARIRDLDMASETSLFTRNQILAQAGTAMLAQANLMPQSVLQLLS, from the coding sequence ATGAGAATAATGCATAATATTAGTGCCATCTTTGCCCAACGGCATTTGCGGATTACTAATGAAATGATAAATGAAAATATAGAAAAGTTATCCAGCGGTTACCGGATCAATCGGGCGGCTGACGATGCGGCTGGGCTGGCGGTTTCAGAAAAGTTTCGTTCTCAGATAAATGGCCTTGATCAAGGCCTTAGAAACACTATGGATGGGATATCGGTCGTCCAAACTGCCGAAGCCGGACTGGAAGAAGTCCACAAGATGCTTCAGCGGATGAGAGTTCTATCCGTGCAGGTGGCTAATGGGAGCTACACTGACGACGACAGAAGCATGGTGCAGGTAGAGGTCGATCAAATACTGGATGAGATTGACCGGATGGCCGAGTCGGTCCAGTTTAATACCTTAAAATTATTTACTGGTAATTTTTCAAAGGACTCACCTTACCCACTGACTCAGAATGCCAGCCAGAGGGAGGTCGTGAAAGGAACAGCCCGGATAGACCTCAATGCCCGTTTTTCTACGGCCGGTTTTGATGGGGGCACCCCCAATGGCGCCATCATCGTTAATGGGGTCACCTTTTCTTTAGCCGATTATTCCTCGGTTAGAGAATTTATCGAGGCCGTTAATGCCTCCCAGGAGGCCGGCGTAACCTTAGAATACGATAAGAGTGCTGATAAATTTATCTTCCAGAGCAAGGAAATCGAGGAGAACCTGACTCTCATAGAAAAGCCGGTCACAGAGGGACATGGGTTCCTGACTATGGCCAAGATCGAGTCAGGCACGACCCCGGCCATCTTTGACCACGCCGCTACGGCCATCACCCGCTATCAAGCCGCCCTCGCCGGAACAGATGCCGACTACATAACCAATAACAACATTATCGACATTACTAAGCCTTTTTCCTCGGCCGGGTTTGATCTCTCAGTTACCGGAACGGTAACGGTTAACGGAGAAAAATTCAGCATTGCCAAATACAGTAGTGTCTTGCAATTTATGAAGGCCATCAATGAGTCTGAAAGGGCCGATGCCACTATCCGTTATGATGCCGAGACCGATCAGTTTACTATCCGCACAGATACGCCGGGTCAGGATCTTCGCTTAGAGGAAACCACCTCTGCCGGGACAGCCGACGAGGTTGGATTCTTTACCGCCGTAGGCATACAACCCCTCCTTTACCTTGCCCCCAGTCTGACCGCCGCAAAAACGAGCACGGAAAGGGTCAAGCTTGATGGAACCTATGTTGATGTAGATAAAGGATTTGCCGCTGACAACTTCCGAGGAAAAGATATCGGAGGGGTGGCCATCATTAATGGTCAAATCTTCTCTATAGCCGATTACAAAACCGTTCAGGAGTTTATAGACGAGGTCAATAGGAATGAGGCGGCTGATGTAACCATGACCTATGATAAGAGCACTGATCAATTTATTATCAGAAGAGATACGCCTGGTGAGAATCTTAGACTTGCCGAGGTGGCTTCCTCGGCAGGCAGCACCTTCTTCAAGGAAATCAATATGGCCATCGGGACAACTAAACCGGCTGTGCCTGATGGCTTTGAGGAATGGCAAGGGAGTCTGGTGCTTCACGTGGGGGCTAATAAAAATGAGACCTTCAGTGTGCATATTCAGACTATGACCACGGCGGGGCTGAAAATCGATATGTTGAAGGAGCTTGGGTTAACTACCAGAGAGAGGGCGGAGAGCGCTATCAAAAAATTCCAGAAGGCGATTGATCAGGTTTCGGTTCTGCGGTCCAATTTAGGCGCCTATCAAAACCGACTAGAACACACCTTGAACTTTGTGGAAATAGCCCATGAGGAAATGACTGCTTCGGAAGCCAGGATTCGTGATCTTGATATGGCCAGCGAGACATCGCTTTTTACCCGAAACCAGATATTGGCTCAAGCTGGAACGGCTATGTTGGCTCAGGCCAATCTGATGCCTCAGAGTGTCTTACAGTTGTTAAGCTAA
- a CDS encoding flagellin, translated as MRVIHNIPALSAHRQLGLTNRALGKNLERLSSGLRINRASDDAAGLAIAQRIDTQVLGLEQGTRNLLDGISVVQTAEASMDEIHKMLQRMRVLAIESANGSESADQREMIQAEIDQLLESVNHQAEAAEFNSMKLLTGDFSAAEPVSYKASCFSTFEASSGSGKIDIYAKFSTAGYETYDAVTGKSTPVTPQGSVIINGAIFSISDYDSTREFMDAVNASEKAGVTITYDKDLDIFKIFSDRPGEALRLTQSATDMSKAFFNVANIETGTSAAPGPVAQAISRTEVADGEHYTVNKHIIDTSKAFSIAGFDNTVSGWVRINGVQFSLADYATVGHFMEAINTDSQAGVTISYDSFHDEFTIKSDVTGENLLLSAGGARTGEVDFLEAVKIDQNYYPSPSSNATARSVFEILPNGPNMDIFKEGAAAWNDWENGGNFKQTVTGTVTINDATFSVSAYNTVNDFMKAVNASDKAKATIFYDNLEDKFIIRSDVPDGVLYLAESKSTSGYGFLTTANITPGTYGRQTAPNENWRPEGLLFHVGANKDQVIVTHIATVSSAALGIDVLEKNGVTNAFAAESAIRLLGEAIDHVSRLRSDLGAVQNRMEHQLVYNEVAHEEQSSALSRIRDLDFSTETIDFVKNQILLSSSTAMLAQANTLPQNVLTLLA; from the coding sequence GTGAGAGTAATTCATAACATACCGGCCCTAAGCGCTCATCGGCAATTAGGGCTGACAAACCGGGCCCTGGGCAAGAACTTGGAGCGACTTTCTTCAGGTTTGCGCATCAATCGGGCCAGTGATGACGCCGCTGGGTTGGCCATCGCCCAGCGGATAGACACCCAGGTTCTGGGACTTGAGCAGGGCACCAGAAACCTGTTAGATGGTATTTCAGTGGTTCAAACGGCTGAGGCCAGTATGGATGAGATCCATAAGATGCTCCAACGAATGAGGGTCCTGGCTATTGAGTCGGCTAATGGCTCTGAATCAGCGGATCAGCGAGAGATGATCCAGGCTGAGATAGACCAACTTTTGGAGTCTGTCAACCACCAGGCTGAAGCAGCTGAATTCAATTCTATGAAGTTGCTTACCGGGGATTTTTCGGCTGCTGAACCGGTTAGCTACAAGGCCAGTTGTTTCAGCACCTTTGAGGCCTCTTCCGGCTCCGGTAAAATAGACATCTATGCCAAATTTTCCACGGCCGGCTATGAGACCTATGATGCGGTCACCGGCAAGTCCACGCCGGTGACTCCTCAAGGCTCAGTTATCATCAACGGGGCCATCTTCTCCATAAGCGATTACGACTCTACCAGGGAGTTTATGGATGCCGTTAATGCATCTGAAAAGGCTGGAGTTACGATAACTTACGATAAGGATCTGGATATCTTCAAGATCTTCAGTGACAGACCTGGTGAGGCCCTCAGGTTGACTCAATCAGCCACTGATATGTCCAAGGCCTTCTTTAATGTGGCCAATATTGAAACCGGCACCTCGGCTGCTCCGGGACCGGTAGCCCAAGCTATCTCCCGAACAGAGGTGGCTGACGGTGAGCACTACACGGTTAACAAACATATCATTGACACTTCTAAGGCCTTCAGCATCGCCGGGTTTGACAATACGGTCAGCGGCTGGGTCAGGATCAATGGAGTTCAATTCAGCTTAGCTGATTATGCCACCGTCGGGCATTTTATGGAGGCGATCAACACCGATAGCCAGGCGGGAGTGACTATCTCCTATGATTCATTCCACGATGAGTTCACCATCAAAAGTGATGTGACAGGAGAGAATTTACTCCTCTCTGCCGGCGGGGCCAGAACAGGGGAGGTTGACTTCCTGGAAGCAGTTAAGATCGACCAGAATTATTATCCTTCCCCCAGCAGCAATGCAACCGCCAGGAGTGTCTTTGAAATACTGCCTAACGGGCCGAATATGGATATCTTTAAGGAAGGGGCGGCGGCCTGGAATGACTGGGAAAACGGCGGCAATTTCAAGCAGACGGTTACTGGAACCGTAACTATTAACGACGCCACTTTCTCGGTGTCAGCCTATAATACAGTCAACGATTTCATGAAGGCCGTCAATGCCTCAGATAAGGCCAAGGCAACTATCTTCTACGATAACCTAGAAGATAAGTTCATTATCCGAAGCGACGTGCCTGATGGGGTCCTCTATCTGGCTGAAAGTAAGTCAACATCCGGATATGGATTTTTAACCACGGCCAACATTACCCCCGGGACGTACGGACGTCAAACCGCCCCCAATGAAAATTGGCGTCCGGAAGGATTGCTCTTCCATGTAGGGGCCAACAAAGATCAGGTCATTGTGACTCATATAGCCACGGTCAGCTCGGCTGCCCTGGGTATAGATGTCCTGGAAAAAAATGGCGTCACTAATGCTTTTGCCGCTGAGAGCGCCATAAGACTATTAGGAGAGGCTATTGACCACGTTTCACGCCTAAGGTCTGATCTGGGAGCTGTTCAAAACCGGATGGAGCACCAGTTAGTTTATAATGAAGTTGCCCATGAGGAACAGTCATCTGCTCTATCACGCATCAGAGATCTGGACTTCTCCACCGAGACGATTGACTTTGTTAAGAACCAGATCCTGCTTTCCTCATCAACGGCCATGTTGGCGCAGGCCAACACCTTGCCGCAAAATGTATTAACACTGCTTGCCTAA
- a CDS encoding flagellin has translation MRVVHNVPAINSHRNVMSTNRALARNLEKMSSGLRINRASDDAAGLAISQRIDTQVLGLEQGIRNTLDGISVIQTAEASMHEIQEMLQRMRVLAIESANGSESSDQREMIQAEVDQLLESINAQAEAAEFNAMKLLTGDFSETAPWTWKASRTSGEQVIDSSKTIDIYAKFSEAGFETALGTPMTPGGYVIVNGAVFSVTDYDSVNDFMRAINESKQANATISYDVLTDRFTITSDTPGEVMRLADMGSGGNYGFFQLVNIDVGVLTPPPGPTARAISQYEGADENDSIPVGTQNTKIIDLTKDFTAQNGGFDHDVDGSFRINGVIFSVADYASIEEMMNAINTNKEADVTISYDRTYDEFTIASNTEGKDLTLSAVSGINNFLYEVELLDDEGNTQNADGSYNGSFYNHSNVFRAPIPNALAESIYEVRQDDVETVNNVREVLNKDKVNLNYGAFYDSAGRKLGRVSQNEASEDPNYSVAWRGGVWGSGDGQGSAPTGDYTNDAYHNFDQYITGTITINEATFSIAKYDTVNELIKEVNASQAARATMGYDTIADKFWIRADNLDEDLFLAENRSTSGFGFFEAANITAGPTGTWYHADGFTNPDWRKEGLVFHVGANKDEVVVTHIATISTQSMKVDVLEKNGVTNTFAAESAIQLLRDAIDWVSMQRADLGAIQNQMEHRLNYNEIAYENQTASLSRIRDLDFAEESIAFVKNQILLNSSTAMLAQANALPQNVLTLIS, from the coding sequence GTGAGAGTAGTTCATAATGTTCCAGCTATTAATTCTCATCGCAATGTAATGTCAACCAATCGGGCCTTGGCCAGAAATTTAGAGAAGATGTCCAGCGGTCTTCGGATCAATCGGGCTAGCGACGATGCGGCTGGATTGGCCATTTCTCAACGAATTGATACACAGGTTCTGGGCCTGGAACAAGGCATCAGGAATACCCTGGATGGCATTAGTGTTATCCAGACGGCTGAAGCAAGCATGCACGAGATACAGGAGATGCTTCAGCGGATGAGGGTGTTGGCCATTGAATCGGCTAACGGGTCTGAATCATCTGATCAACGGGAGATGATTCAGGCAGAGGTTGACCAGTTATTAGAGTCAATTAATGCCCAGGCCGAGGCGGCTGAGTTTAACGCCATGAAGCTGCTTACCGGTGATTTCTCGGAGACAGCCCCCTGGACCTGGAAGGCATCACGGACCAGTGGAGAGCAGGTGATCGATAGCTCAAAGACGATCGATATCTACGCCAAGTTTTCCGAGGCCGGTTTTGAGACGGCTTTGGGCACACCAATGACGCCGGGTGGGTATGTCATTGTTAATGGAGCTGTTTTCTCCGTAACCGATTATGATTCGGTTAACGATTTTATGCGGGCCATTAACGAATCTAAACAGGCCAATGCTACTATCAGCTATGATGTATTGACCGACCGCTTTACTATCACTTCCGATACCCCGGGAGAGGTTATGCGGTTGGCTGATATGGGTTCCGGCGGCAACTATGGGTTCTTCCAGTTGGTCAACATCGATGTGGGCGTTCTTACTCCACCGCCCGGCCCAACAGCCAGGGCCATCAGCCAGTATGAGGGCGCCGATGAAAATGATTCGATACCAGTAGGAACTCAAAATACCAAGATCATTGATCTTACCAAAGATTTCACCGCCCAGAACGGTGGATTTGATCACGATGTCGATGGCAGCTTCCGAATTAATGGGGTTATCTTCTCGGTGGCTGACTATGCCTCTATCGAAGAGATGATGAATGCCATTAACACCAACAAGGAGGCCGATGTCACTATTTCCTATGACCGCACCTATGATGAGTTCACTATTGCTTCTAATACCGAGGGCAAAGACCTCACTCTTTCAGCGGTATCGGGCATAAATAATTTCCTCTATGAAGTGGAGCTCCTGGATGATGAGGGAAATACCCAGAATGCGGACGGTTCTTACAACGGCAGCTTTTACAACCACTCCAATGTCTTTCGTGCCCCCATACCTAACGCCCTCGCTGAAAGTATCTATGAGGTTCGCCAGGATGATGTAGAGACGGTTAACAACGTCCGGGAGGTCCTGAACAAGGACAAGGTCAACCTGAATTATGGGGCTTTCTATGATTCGGCCGGCCGGAAGCTTGGCCGGGTGTCTCAGAATGAGGCTTCGGAGGATCCAAATTATTCAGTGGCCTGGCGAGGAGGAGTTTGGGGCTCCGGCGATGGACAGGGCAGCGCCCCAACCGGTGATTACACTAATGATGCTTACCACAACTTTGACCAGTATATCACCGGGACTATAACCATCAACGAGGCCACCTTCTCTATTGCCAAGTATGATACGGTCAACGAACTTATCAAGGAAGTCAACGCCTCTCAGGCGGCCCGGGCAACTATGGGTTACGATACCATTGCCGATAAGTTCTGGATCAGAGCCGATAATCTGGATGAGGATCTCTTCCTGGCTGAAAATCGTTCCACTTCCGGCTTCGGTTTTTTTGAGGCAGCCAACATCACGGCCGGGCCGACAGGAACCTGGTATCACGCCGATGGCTTCACCAACCCCGACTGGCGCAAAGAGGGTTTAGTCTTCCATGTAGGGGCGAATAAGGACGAAGTTGTGGTTACCCACATTGCCACTATTTCGACCCAGTCCATGAAGGTCGATGTCCTGGAAAAAAACGGGGTAACCAATACCTTTGCCGCTGAGAGTGCCATTCAGCTTCTCAGGGATGCTATTGACTGGGTCTCAATGCAGCGAGCTGATCTTGGCGCCATCCAAAATCAGATGGAGCACAGGCTGAACTACAATGAGATCGCCTATGAAAATCAAACAGCCTCTCTGTCCAGGATCAGGGATCTGGATTTTGCTGAGGAAAGTATTGCCTTTGTCAAGAATCAGATCCTGCTGAATTCCTCGACGGCTATGCTGGCCCAGGCTAATGCCCTGCCACAAAACGTGCTGACCCTGATTAGCTAA
- a CDS encoding HAD hydrolase-like protein produces MIKAVIFSLDDTLYPEKEYVESGFLEVAKYLAGYFNELNEVEVYCHLITIFQTGVRGNNIFNLVLDVLNVPQNNGLIQELVQVYQEHLPRINPYPDCLPNLIKLKKKGYLLGIITDGWAEAQRKKIDALGIVDYFNSIIYTDDYGGEDRRPAQYPYQLSLSELKIFSDQALYVVGDKPSKNFVGARALGLYTILISRRGEKHRGVRMETFCSEADAVTYSLSGLWKIIRWLQSWHNLCTTGRLVQTPRLPEYRFKVGKHKIQL; encoded by the coding sequence ATGATAAAAGCGGTAATTTTTTCTCTTGATGATACCCTCTATCCGGAGAAAGAGTATGTGGAGAGTGGGTTTCTTGAGGTAGCCAAATATCTTGCCGGCTACTTCAATGAGTTGAATGAGGTCGAAGTTTATTGCCACCTGATTACTATCTTTCAGACGGGTGTAAGGGGGAATAATATTTTTAATCTTGTTTTGGATGTGCTTAATGTCCCTCAAAATAACGGCCTTATTCAGGAGTTGGTCCAGGTTTATCAAGAACACCTCCCCCGCATAAATCCTTATCCTGATTGTCTGCCCAACTTGATTAAATTAAAGAAAAAAGGATACTTGTTAGGGATTATAACCGATGGTTGGGCTGAGGCTCAGAGGAAAAAGATAGATGCTTTAGGCATTGTTGATTACTTTAATTCCATCATCTACACTGATGACTACGGAGGCGAAGACCGTAGACCGGCTCAATATCCCTACCAATTATCCCTGTCAGAGCTAAAAATTTTTTCTGACCAGGCCCTCTATGTGGTGGGAGATAAGCCCAGTAAAAATTTCGTAGGTGCCAGAGCTTTGGGACTTTATACGATCCTGATTAGCCGGCGGGGTGAAAAACACAGGGGGGTCCGGATGGAGACCTTCTGCTCCGAGGCTGATGCAGTGACCTATAGTTTATCCGGCCTCTGGAAGATCATTAGGTGGCTTCAAAGCTGGCATAACCTTTGCACTACAGGCCGACTGGTCCAGACTCCCAGGCTGCCAGAGTACCGGTTTAAAGTGGGAAAGCATAAGATTCAACTTTAA
- a CDS encoding class II aldolase/adducin family protein: MSELNKVDVKAKLVTYAQLAYQLGLVWGRSGNMSLRLDRNHFIITAAGSSLRELSDLDIVECSLDPGKEGEACGEIRPSMEFRMHREIYWIREDVSAILHTQPLFSTLVACSSEIELERAILPESIAYIKKIERVPYQHPGSIALAKEVARRSIEADVLLLENHGVLGVGISAEEVVNKIETLEFLARLTITARSSQSRLKVLPEGIVDKFKQRLKI, encoded by the coding sequence ATGTCTGAATTAAATAAAGTAGATGTGAAGGCTAAATTAGTAACATACGCTCAACTGGCTTATCAGCTTGGACTGGTCTGGGGAAGAAGTGGGAATATGAGCCTTAGATTGGATAGAAATCACTTTATCATTACGGCTGCTGGTTCGAGTTTGAGGGAGTTGAGTGATTTAGACATAGTCGAATGCAGTCTTGACCCCGGGAAGGAAGGGGAGGCGTGCGGAGAGATAAGGCCTTCGATGGAATTCAGGATGCATCGGGAGATATATTGGATCAGAGAGGATGTGTCGGCTATTTTGCATACTCAGCCACTTTTTAGCACATTAGTCGCCTGCAGTTCTGAGATAGAGTTGGAGAGAGCGATCCTTCCCGAATCTATTGCTTACATCAAGAAAATAGAGAGGGTGCCTTACCAACATCCGGGAAGCATCGCCTTAGCCAAAGAAGTAGCCAGGCGAAGCATTGAAGCCGATGTCCTCCTCCTGGAGAATCATGGTGTGCTTGGCGTGGGTATTTCGGCAGAAGAGGTGGTTAACAAGATAGAGACATTGGAATTTCTGGCTCGATTAACCATTACGGCCCGAAGCAGCCAGTCGAGGCTTAAAGTATTACCTGAAGGTATAGTAGACAAATTTAAGCAAAGACTAAAGATATGA
- a CDS encoding acetyl-CoA carboxylase: MNNPKPILITDTTLREVHQDRRAVRIRLEDILPIAEAIDQAGYHSVEVWGGANFEIALKYLGEDPWERLKQLRKVIKSTPLQMLLAGQNIVGDRPYPDDVLKAFVSKSVENGIKIFRIVDALNDVRNMKIAIATVKKEGGKVQGNICGVISPIHNLDYYLNCAARQVDLGIDSLCVKDTSGILTPYAAYNLVKAFKERFNIPVQMRCHSSRGLATATYLKAIEAGVDMIDGAVSAMAIYTALPAVETMAAVLEDTGYALAINLPVVKKISDYFEKVVKPGHLFGPEWLMMEAAGITSQIPCEMTADLISHLEEQHALSRLKEVLVEIPQVRKEMGYPALIPPIHQIIGNQSLLNVLTGERYKFVPKEVKAYFKGYYGRPPKLVDEWVRNKLLGEQEPIRVRPAETLEPAIPEAKKKLPAPLIEKEEDIITYCLFPKNALMFFEWRKDPAGHPSPAEEVLKEELRDKETLEVEDIIQFAYQEGLLELELTEGKKRIRIKGAISFPEEILAPVTKEEAKEEFPLAHLIPVISPLVGTFYRSPIPDQPPFVEEGDMIKEGDSLGIIEAMKLFNEIKSEVSGRVVKILVENAQTVEAGETLFLIEPEV; encoded by the coding sequence ATGAATAATCCCAAACCAATCTTAATCACCGATACTACTCTAAGAGAAGTCCATCAGGACCGGCGGGCTGTCAGGATAAGGCTGGAAGATATTCTCCCCATAGCTGAGGCCATAGATCAAGCTGGTTACCATTCAGTTGAGGTCTGGGGTGGAGCTAACTTTGAGATCGCTCTCAAATATCTGGGGGAGGATCCCTGGGAACGCTTGAAACAGCTCAGGAAGGTTATCAAATCTACCCCCCTTCAGATGCTGCTTGCCGGCCAAAATATAGTTGGAGATAGGCCTTATCCTGATGATGTCCTTAAGGCCTTTGTATCCAAATCGGTAGAAAACGGAATCAAGATATTTAGAATTGTTGATGCCCTGAATGATGTTAGGAATATGAAGATAGCCATAGCTACAGTTAAGAAAGAAGGGGGGAAAGTTCAGGGAAATATTTGCGGTGTGATTAGCCCGATTCACAACCTGGATTATTATCTTAACTGTGCCGCCCGGCAAGTAGATTTAGGGATCGACTCTCTTTGTGTAAAAGACACTTCTGGTATCCTTACCCCTTATGCGGCTTATAACCTGGTGAAGGCATTCAAAGAAAGGTTTAATATTCCTGTTCAGATGCGGTGTCATTCATCAAGAGGTTTAGCCACAGCGACTTATTTGAAGGCCATTGAAGCCGGTGTGGATATGATTGACGGGGCGGTCTCAGCAATGGCTATTTATACTGCCCTGCCGGCTGTTGAGACTATGGCGGCTGTCCTGGAAGACACCGGATATGCCCTGGCCATTAACTTGCCCGTGGTTAAAAAGATATCAGATTATTTTGAAAAAGTAGTTAAGCCAGGACACCTGTTCGGACCAGAGTGGCTTATGATGGAGGCAGCCGGTATCACCTCTCAGATTCCCTGTGAAATGACGGCTGATTTAATCAGTCATTTAGAAGAGCAGCATGCCCTCTCCAGGTTAAAGGAAGTTCTGGTAGAGATTCCCCAGGTAAGAAAGGAAATGGGTTATCCCGCCCTTATTCCCCCTATCCATCAGATAATAGGTAATCAATCCCTCTTAAATGTCCTGACAGGTGAGAGATATAAGTTTGTTCCCAAAGAAGTCAAGGCTTATTTTAAGGGTTACTATGGAAGACCTCCTAAATTGGTAGATGAATGGGTTAGAAATAAGCTTCTGGGTGAACAAGAACCTATCCGGGTTCGACCGGCCGAGACCCTTGAGCCGGCCATTCCTGAAGCCAAAAAGAAACTCCCCGCCCCCCTGATCGAAAAGGAGGAAGATATTATTACCTATTGTCTTTTCCCCAAAAACGCCCTTATGTTCTTTGAGTGGAGAAAAGACCCGGCGGGACATCCGTCCCCGGCAGAAGAAGTCCTTAAAGAAGAGCTTAGAGATAAGGAAACCCTCGAAGTTGAGGATATCATTCAGTTTGCTTATCAAGAGGGTCTATTGGAGCTTGAACTTACTGAAGGGAAAAAGAGAATCCGTATCAAAGGGGCTATATCTTTTCCTGAAGAAATACTTGCCCCTGTCACCAAAGAAGAAGCAAAAGAAGAATTTCCCCTGGCCCATCTTATTCCTGTTATCTCACCACTGGTTGGGACTTTTTATCGATCCCCTATCCCGGATCAACCACCCTTTGTGGAAGAAGGAGATATGATCAAGGAGGGAGATAGCCTAGGGATTATTGAGGCGATGAAGCTCTTTAACGAAATCAAATCAGAGGTTAGCGGTCGGGTAGTCAAAATCCTGGTCGAAAACGCTCAAACAGTAGAAGCCGGAGAGACCCTCTTCCTTATTGAACCGGAGGTGTAA
- the bioD gene encoding dethiobiotin synthase: protein MSGLFITGTDTGVGKTVVAAGLTRAYRDMGHRVGVMKPVSSGAIKTPTSGLECRDTRLLIEASGIQEEVSLINPYCFEEALAPAAAASLAKIEIEVGKILEAYHLLAQGYDPMIVEGVGGLLVPIRKDYLVIDLVRDLNLPLLVVARPGLGTINHTCLTVKYALKEGIRVVGIIINGLKKAGLAEKTSPALIEEITGVPILGILPYLSDLTVSTVAALLKKTISSLPVITPQADRLKAEG from the coding sequence TTGAGTGGACTTTTTATCACCGGAACTGATACCGGGGTAGGAAAAACTGTTGTGGCGGCCGGCCTGACCAGGGCCTACCGAGATATGGGACATCGGGTGGGGGTGATGAAACCTGTTTCAAGCGGGGCGATAAAGACACCAACCAGTGGCCTGGAGTGCCGGGATACCCGGCTGCTGATAGAGGCAAGTGGAATACAGGAAGAAGTCAGCCTCATTAATCCCTATTGTTTTGAAGAAGCCCTGGCCCCGGCGGCGGCTGCCTCTTTAGCTAAAATAGAGATAGAGGTTGGCAAAATCCTGGAGGCATATCATCTTTTAGCCCAAGGCTATGATCCGATGATCGTAGAGGGTGTGGGTGGGCTTCTTGTCCCTATTCGAAAAGACTACCTGGTTATCGACCTTGTCCGCGATCTTAACCTGCCCCTCCTGGTTGTAGCCAGACCTGGGCTGGGGACCATAAATCATACCTGCTTGACCGTCAAATACGCCCTTAAAGAGGGAATTAGAGTAGTGGGGATAATAATAAACGGTTTAAAAAAGGCCGGTCTGGCTGAAAAGACCAGCCCAGCTTTAATAGAGGAGATAACCGGCGTCCCTATCCTGGGCATCCTCCCTTATCTTTCTGACCTGACTGTTTCTACGGTGGCCGCCCTTCTAAAGAAAACCATATCGTCTCTACCCGTGATAACTCCTCAGGCAGATAGGCTGAAGGCTGAAGGCTGA